A single window of Nitrospirota bacterium DNA harbors:
- the cobB gene encoding hydrogenobyrinic acid a,c-diamide synthase (glutamine-hydrolyzing), which produces MLKPLPRIIISGLRGGSGKTILSLSLCSAWKNKGHKVTAFKKGPDYIDAGWLAQASGGPCYNLDLFMMEPKQITGSFFSHDDNTDIAVIEGNRGLYDGMDHEGTYSTAELAKLLKTPVLIIIDCTKATNTIAAQILGCQKMDQDVPIKGVVLNNVATKRQEALIRKAIEIHCGLPVVGVIPRLKHNPFPERHMGLTPFQEHEEISNSISAINVLGMEYLDLDAIWKIASEAEPMAEKSEIMHEESKIKDSSIRIGIIKDSAFQFYYPENIEELEKRGAKIIELSVLKDNRLPELDALYIGGGFPETNAIALSENIGFKDSLRRYIEKGLPVYAECGGLMYLGKSLILDDKTYPMAGIFPLVFCLEKRPQAHGYTLIEVSEDNPFFKKGCILKGHEFHYSKVTDIGNKQPDMCFNVKRGKGITENMDGICYKNVLATYTHLHAIGSPEWADGIINCAIKYKDQN; this is translated from the coding sequence ATGCTTAAACCACTCCCAAGAATAATCATTTCCGGCCTCAGGGGCGGAAGCGGAAAGACCATCCTGTCACTAAGTTTATGCTCTGCCTGGAAGAATAAAGGGCATAAAGTCACCGCTTTTAAAAAAGGGCCAGACTATATTGATGCCGGATGGCTTGCACAGGCATCAGGAGGCCCATGCTATAACCTTGACCTCTTCATGATGGAGCCGAAGCAGATAACCGGTTCTTTCTTCTCACATGATGATAATACAGACATAGCTGTGATCGAGGGCAACAGAGGGCTGTATGACGGAATGGATCATGAGGGCACTTACAGCACCGCAGAGCTTGCGAAACTGCTTAAGACACCTGTACTGATCATTATAGACTGCACAAAAGCAACAAACACTATCGCCGCGCAGATCCTTGGATGCCAGAAGATGGACCAGGATGTTCCAATTAAAGGGGTTGTACTAAACAATGTCGCAACAAAGAGACAGGAGGCGCTCATAAGAAAGGCGATAGAAATTCATTGCGGGCTTCCTGTAGTCGGCGTGATTCCCAGATTAAAACATAATCCATTCCCTGAAAGGCATATGGGATTGACCCCTTTTCAGGAGCATGAGGAGATAAGTAATTCCATCTCCGCCATAAATGTGCTGGGTATGGAGTATCTGGATCTCGATGCAATATGGAAGATAGCTTCTGAAGCAGAACCAATGGCTGAGAAATCAGAGATCATGCATGAAGAATCAAAAATTAAGGATTCATCTATCAGGATCGGCATAATCAAAGACTCTGCCTTCCAGTTCTACTACCCGGAGAATATCGAGGAACTCGAAAAGAGGGGCGCTAAAATCATAGAGTTAAGTGTGTTGAAAGATAACAGACTTCCTGAACTCGATGCGCTCTATATCGGAGGCGGATTCCCTGAGACAAATGCGATAGCCCTTTCTGAGAATATTGGATTCAAAGATTCTCTTCGCAGATATATTGAGAAAGGCCTGCCTGTATATGCAGAATGCGGCGGGTTGATGTATCTTGGGAAGAGCCTAATCCTGGATGATAAAACATATCCTATGGCAGGCATTTTTCCGCTCGTATTCTGTCTTGAAAAAAGGCCGCAGGCTCACGGATACACGCTCATTGAGGTCAGTGAAGATAATCCTTTCTTTAAGAAGGGCTGCATATTAAAGGGACATGAGTTCCACTACTCCAAGGTAACGGATATCGGGAATAAACAGCCTGATATGTGCTTTAATGTAAAGCGCGGCAAAGGGATAACCGAAAATATGGATGGGATATGCTATAAAAATGTCCTTGCAACCTATACCCACCTTCATGCGATTGGCTCACCGGAATGGGCAGATGGTATAATAAACTGCGCAATAAAATATAAAGATCAAAATTAA
- a CDS encoding RsbRD N-terminal domain-containing protein has protein sequence MKIKDLLIEKRPQIIKKWFDSIIDTSIETSALETSSFLKNLKKQFNHPAKSMIIEGMEGIFDGIINDSDIEKTAPFLDNIIRLRAIQDLTPSQAVSFTTILKKTIRDELSDDIRKHQLFEELLEIESKIDRFTDLSFDIYMECREKLFNIRTKEVKDMTYRLIQRANRTNTVQEKRPGS, from the coding sequence ATGAAGATCAAAGACCTTTTAATAGAAAAGAGACCACAGATAATCAAAAAGTGGTTTGATTCAATTATCGATACATCTATAGAGACTTCCGCCTTAGAGACCTCATCATTCTTAAAGAACCTCAAAAAACAGTTCAATCACCCCGCAAAGAGCATGATCATAGAGGGAATGGAAGGAATTTTTGACGGGATAATCAATGATTCAGATATTGAGAAGACAGCGCCTTTCCTTGACAACATCATAAGGTTAAGGGCTATTCAGGATCTCACACCTTCCCAGGCAGTAAGCTTTACAACGATACTCAAGAAGACAATAAGAGATGAGTTGTCTGATGATATCCGTAAACATCAACTGTTTGAGGAACTACTGGAGATTGAATCAAAAATAGACAGATTCACGGATCTCTCATTTGATATATACATGGAGTGCCGTGAAAAACTTTTCAATATAAGGACCAAAGAGGTCAAAGATATGACCTACAGGCTTATCCAAAGAGCCAATCGCACAAATACGGTTCAGGAAAAGAGACCTGGCAGCTGA
- the nrfD gene encoding polysulfide reductase NrfD has translation MLDRALKGSKGYWTLVIILLGFIGAGSLAYLHQFNNGLGVTGMSRDVSWGFYISQFTFLVGVAASAVMLVIPYYLHNFKKFGRIVILGEFLAIASVTMCMTFIFVDMGQPMRIMNVILFPTPNSILFWDATVLNGYLFLNLVIGWATLHAEKKGVPPPAWSKPLIYLSIPWAVSIHTVTAFLYAGLPGRHFWLTAILAVRFLASAFAGGPALLILLALILRKYTKFDAGKEPIQAVAKIVAYAMCANVFLIGLEFFTAFYSNIPSHMHAFEFLYAHGNLVPLMWTSTILALLSLILIVPPKMRGNETILMWACIAIFISLWIDKGFGLVIGGFVPTPFDTVTEYWPTLTETTITLGVWALGFLVLTVLYKVAISVREELGTSGPPK, from the coding sequence ATGCTGGATAGAGCGCTTAAAGGAAGCAAAGGATACTGGACGCTGGTGATCATACTGCTCGGCTTCATCGGGGCAGGGTCGCTTGCATACCTCCATCAGTTCAATAACGGCCTTGGCGTCACAGGCATGAGCAGGGACGTCTCCTGGGGCTTTTATATATCCCAGTTCACATTCCTGGTCGGTGTTGCCGCATCAGCCGTTATGCTTGTCATCCCTTATTATCTCCACAACTTTAAAAAGTTCGGAAGGATAGTCATCCTCGGTGAGTTCCTGGCTATCGCGTCGGTAACAATGTGCATGACTTTCATATTTGTTGATATGGGGCAGCCGATGAGGATAATGAATGTCATCCTCTTCCCTACTCCCAACTCGATACTCTTCTGGGATGCCACCGTACTGAATGGTTACCTGTTCCTTAATCTTGTAATAGGATGGGCCACGCTTCACGCTGAAAAGAAGGGCGTACCTCCTCCGGCATGGTCAAAGCCGCTGATATATCTTTCGATACCATGGGCAGTCAGTATCCATACTGTTACTGCATTTTTGTATGCAGGGCTTCCGGGCAGGCATTTCTGGCTCACGGCGATATTAGCTGTCAGATTCCTTGCTTCAGCATTTGCAGGCGGGCCGGCGCTGCTTATCCTCCTTGCGCTTATCCTGAGAAAGTACACCAAGTTCGATGCCGGTAAAGAGCCGATACAGGCTGTGGCAAAGATAGTAGCATATGCAATGTGCGCTAACGTCTTCCTGATCGGCCTTGAGTTCTTTACCGCTTTCTACAGCAACATCCCAAGCCATATGCATGCGTTTGAGTTCCTTTACGCGCATGGCAATCTCGTGCCTCTTATGTGGACTTCCACGATCCTTGCCCTTCTGTCGCTCATCCTGATCGTTCCGCCTAAGATGAGAGGCAATGAGACTATACTGATGTGGGCATGTATCGCGATATTCATCTCTTTGTGGATAGATAAAGGCTTCGGGCTTGTGATCGGCGGCTTCGTGCCGACACCATTTGATACTGTTACAGAATACTGGCCCACATTGACCGAAACAACCATCACACTCGGTGTATGGGCATTAGGTTTCCTTGTCCTGACCGTTCTTTACAAAGTAGCTATCTCTGTCAGGGAAGAGCTCGGGACTTCCGGGCCGCCTAAGTAA
- a CDS encoding (Fe-S)-binding protein, with protein sequence MAKGTPKPEELTSSIDYNPPKTGWTETPVDFAEGTFCHGARPAYLETVGFPNAREWAPADEDWKLPENWKEIFIEAMGERLKKYRSFQLFMDICVRCGACADKCHFFIGTGDPKNMPVLRAELLRSVYRKYFTAAGKILGKNAGARELTVDVLKELWYYYYQCTECRRCSVFCPYGIDQAEITMIVREIFNLLGLNTDWIAGPVANCYKKGNHLGLEPHTITSNLEYLLDDIEDITGIRIEPTFNRKGAEILFVTPSGDLFGDPGTYTAMGYLMLFHELGLDYTWSTYASEGGNFGFFTSMDMAKRLNYKIYAEAKRLGVKWILGGECGHMWRVLNQYMDTWNGPADFMQEPVSPITGTRFENAKSTKMVHITEFTADLIKHGKLKLDPSRNDHLNVTFHDSCNTARGMGIFEEPRYIINSVCNNFQEMADDAIREKTFCCGSGSGLNAGENMEIRMRGGFPRANAVKKVKEKFGVNMLANICAIDRAVLPPLMDYWVGDVSVCGVHELLANALVMTGEKKRTQDLRLEDLPNVEEDPETEEGKEETA encoded by the coding sequence ATGGCAAAAGGAACACCAAAACCTGAAGAATTAACATCCAGTATAGATTACAACCCGCCTAAAACAGGCTGGACCGAGACCCCTGTTGATTTCGCAGAGGGCACCTTCTGCCACGGGGCAAGGCCTGCGTATCTTGAAACAGTTGGGTTTCCAAACGCCAGGGAGTGGGCGCCTGCTGATGAAGACTGGAAGCTGCCTGAGAACTGGAAAGAGATATTTATTGAAGCGATGGGTGAACGGCTCAAAAAATACCGCTCATTCCAACTCTTCATGGACATCTGCGTAAGATGCGGCGCATGTGCGGATAAATGCCACTTCTTTATAGGCACAGGCGACCCCAAGAACATGCCTGTTCTCAGGGCAGAACTGCTGAGATCAGTATACAGAAAGTACTTCACAGCCGCCGGAAAGATATTAGGCAAGAATGCCGGTGCAAGAGAGCTGACAGTAGATGTGCTCAAGGAACTGTGGTACTACTATTACCAGTGCACCGAATGCCGCCGCTGTTCGGTCTTCTGCCCTTACGGCATAGACCAGGCTGAGATAACAATGATAGTCAGGGAGATATTCAACCTCCTCGGTCTCAATACCGACTGGATAGCCGGCCCCGTTGCCAACTGCTACAAAAAGGGCAACCACCTCGGCCTTGAGCCGCACACGATCACAAGCAACCTTGAATATCTGTTAGACGATATCGAAGACATCACAGGCATCAGGATCGAGCCGACCTTTAACAGGAAAGGCGCTGAAATACTCTTTGTAACCCCGTCAGGCGACCTCTTCGGCGACCCGGGCACTTACACCGCCATGGGCTACCTGATGCTGTTTCATGAACTGGGGCTTGATTACACTTGGAGCACATATGCATCAGAGGGTGGAAACTTCGGCTTCTTTACATCAATGGATATGGCAAAGAGGCTGAACTATAAGATATACGCTGAGGCAAAGAGGCTGGGTGTCAAGTGGATTCTCGGCGGTGAGTGCGGCCATATGTGGAGGGTGCTGAACCAGTACATGGATACATGGAACGGCCCGGCAGATTTCATGCAGGAACCGGTCTCTCCAATCACAGGGACAAGATTTGAGAATGCAAAGAGCACCAAGATGGTGCATATAACTGAATTTACCGCAGACCTGATCAAGCACGGGAAACTGAAGCTTGATCCGAGCCGCAACGACCACCTTAATGTCACATTCCATGATTCCTGCAATACAGCAAGGGGCATGGGCATATTCGAAGAACCCAGATACATTATCAACAGTGTCTGCAATAACTTCCAGGAAATGGCTGATGATGCGATAAGGGAGAAGACCTTCTGCTGCGGCAGCGGCTCCGGCCTTAACGCAGGTGAAAATATGGAGATAAGGATGAGGGGCGGATTCCCGAGGGCAAACGCGGTCAAGAAGGTCAAGGAGAAGTTCGGCGTAAACATGCTCGCCAACATCTGCGCGATAGACAGGGCTGTGCTTCCTCCGCTTATGGATTACTGGGTAGGCGATGTGAGCGTCTGCGGAGTGCATGAACTCCTGGCCAACGCCCTTGTTATGACCGGAGAGAAGAAGCGTACCCAGGACCTGAGGCTTGAAGACCTTCCCAATGTTGAAGAAGACCCGGAAACTGAAGAGGGAAAGGAGGAGACTGCGTAA
- a CDS encoding TusE/DsrC/DsvC family sulfur relay protein: protein MATLDFDGKSFEVDDDGYLIDWQEWTEGVATNMAKEDGLELTEAHWEVIRFLREYFEKFQIAPMIKILTKELAKKYGKEKGNTKYLYELYPAGPAKQACRYAGLPKPTGCV from the coding sequence ATGGCAACTTTAGACTTTGACGGAAAATCTTTTGAGGTTGATGATGACGGATACCTTATTGACTGGCAGGAGTGGACAGAAGGGGTTGCCACCAATATGGCAAAAGAAGACGGCCTTGAACTCACAGAGGCTCATTGGGAAGTCATCAGGTTCCTCAGAGAGTATTTTGAGAAGTTCCAGATCGCACCTATGATCAAGATACTTACAAAAGAACTTGCAAAGAAATACGGCAAGGAGAAGGGCAACACCAAATATCTTTACGAGCTTTACCCTGCCGGCCCTGCCAAGCAGGCATGCAGATACGCCGGACTTCCGAAACCAACCGGCTGCGTATAA
- a CDS encoding tetratricopeptide repeat protein, with protein MKSSISKTLFAAFPLFVILILFFSVPAVYPFDVPDPCGSSGCGCIGPNCGDTGERPLGGNIEYPPPPLTPRELAMNAYNTGNYHYQSGNWAEAERYYLDALGIYPNLGGEIHYKLGNAIEAQQRYEEALAWYRKAQHLGVHSIRDGKTNIERIEDILEREAGRRNAINLNEQGKDHYMQGDFEKAVEFFRNAINNDLGNADIQKNLEAAEAALLKQKNRAASSRIEKDIEKQIDALENEWSSEDTPVDLSFTDPDKLPAIVPETEPGGQKYKGLRIKDVPSPFGYKSKDEREAQLAILTELSDDELKKRIERTTRILEYMLSDFLKGEKELNEWFAEAQDAEEKALIASFKMMAASALKLPGIKKIDDKALLRIKQLSEKGLTILDYGDPVMKFNNNPSDREANLELARNMANDLYNILGEHQNVYFDKKTISELGPEYAGFGGFLIDYIYEASRWAVAGAQIRSIADNIDKPKGKLDAQMEMKRILEDLINEQKQRGGK; from the coding sequence ATGAAATCCTCTATATCAAAAACCCTTTTTGCCGCTTTTCCATTATTTGTAATACTCATCCTCTTTTTTTCTGTTCCTGCTGTCTACCCATTCGATGTCCCTGACCCATGCGGCAGCAGTGGCTGCGGCTGTATAGGGCCTAACTGTGGTGACACAGGAGAAAGGCCTTTAGGTGGCAATATAGAATATCCCCCGCCGCCTCTTACTCCCAGAGAGCTGGCGATGAACGCCTATAACACTGGCAATTACCATTACCAGTCGGGCAACTGGGCTGAGGCTGAAAGATACTATCTTGACGCGCTTGGGATTTACCCAAACTTAGGCGGAGAGATACATTACAAACTTGGCAATGCAATAGAAGCTCAGCAACGCTATGAGGAGGCGCTGGCATGGTACAGAAAGGCCCAACATCTTGGAGTACATAGTATCCGGGACGGCAAGACAAACATTGAGAGGATTGAAGATATACTTGAACGGGAGGCAGGCAGGCGCAATGCAATCAACCTGAATGAGCAGGGAAAAGATCACTACATGCAGGGCGATTTTGAAAAGGCTGTTGAGTTTTTCCGGAATGCCATAAATAACGACCTTGGCAATGCCGATATACAAAAGAACCTGGAAGCTGCTGAAGCAGCCTTATTAAAGCAGAAAAACCGGGCCGCTTCGTCAAGGATCGAAAAGGATATTGAAAAGCAGATCGATGCGTTGGAGAACGAGTGGTCGTCAGAAGACACACCTGTGGATCTCTCCTTTACAGACCCCGACAAGCTGCCGGCTATTGTACCTGAAACAGAGCCCGGGGGACAGAAATACAAGGGTCTTAGAATAAAGGATGTCCCCTCCCCGTTCGGATATAAAAGCAAGGATGAAAGAGAAGCACAGCTTGCCATACTGACTGAACTCAGTGATGATGAACTGAAAAAAAGAATCGAGCGGACAACACGTATCCTTGAATATATGCTGAGCGATTTTCTTAAAGGCGAGAAGGAGCTTAACGAATGGTTCGCTGAGGCGCAGGATGCGGAGGAAAAGGCGCTGATAGCAAGCTTTAAAATGATGGCAGCATCGGCCCTGAAACTTCCCGGCATCAAAAAGATCGACGACAAAGCCCTCCTCCGGATAAAGCAGCTCTCTGAAAAAGGGCTGACGATCCTGGATTATGGCGATCCTGTGATGAAGTTCAATAATAACCCGTCAGACAGGGAGGCGAACCTTGAACTGGCGCGCAACATGGCAAACGACCTCTATAACATCCTCGGCGAACATCAGAATGTTTATTTTGATAAAAAAACCATATCTGAACTGGGGCCTGAGTATGCCGGGTTCGGCGGATTTCTCATTGACTATATATATGAGGCAAGCCGCTGGGCCGTGGCAGGGGCACAGATAAGGTCAATAGCCGATAACATTGATAAGCCGAAAGGCAAACTCGATGCCCAGATGGAGATGAAGCGTATCCTTGAAGACCTCATCAACGAGCAAAAACAGAGGGGAGGAAAATGA
- a CDS encoding 4Fe-4S dicluster domain-containing protein, producing the protein MSIDRRKFLKIAGLSGIGLGLSAADSLVKGKAHASEESSLPESGVRLALVIDIGKIRTDEDYKRITDACHSIHNVPSIPNTKHEVKWIWTDNYEHTFPDQTNEFIPHEMKEKRFLLLCNHCAKPPCVRVCPTKATFKRPDGIVAQDPHRCIGCRFCMAACPYGSRSFNWVDPRKYLDMNKTNPDYPTRTMGVVEKCTLCVERLARGLEPACVEVSNGAIVFGNLADPGSNVRKILSTHYTIIRKPAVGTQPSVFYVIGGGENAG; encoded by the coding sequence ATGAGCATTGATAGAAGAAAGTTCTTAAAGATAGCCGGGCTTTCCGGCATAGGACTGGGATTGTCAGCGGCAGACAGCCTGGTAAAGGGAAAAGCTCATGCATCAGAAGAAAGTTCTCTTCCTGAATCAGGGGTAAGACTGGCACTGGTCATAGACATCGGAAAGATCAGGACTGATGAGGATTACAAGAGGATTACTGACGCATGCCACAGCATACACAATGTTCCGAGCATCCCCAACACGAAGCATGAGGTCAAGTGGATTTGGACAGACAACTATGAGCACACCTTCCCTGACCAAACCAACGAATTCATCCCCCATGAGATGAAGGAGAAGCGGTTCCTGCTGCTCTGCAATCACTGCGCAAAACCGCCTTGTGTAAGGGTATGCCCGACAAAGGCCACATTCAAGAGGCCTGACGGCATTGTGGCACAGGATCCTCACCGCTGTATCGGCTGCCGATTCTGCATGGCTGCATGCCCGTACGGCTCAAGAAGCTTTAACTGGGTAGACCCGAGGAAATACCTTGATATGAATAAAACCAATCCGGACTATCCGACAAGGACGATGGGAGTCGTTGAGAAGTGCACCTTATGCGTTGAGAGACTCGCAAGGGGGCTTGAACCGGCCTGTGTTGAAGTGTCAAACGGCGCTATAGTGTTCGGCAACCTCGCAGACCCCGGCTCAAACGTCAGAAAAATTCTGAGCACACATTATACAATCATACGTAAACCGGCAGTCGGCACTCAGCCCAGTGTGTTTTACGTGATCGGAGGTGGTGAAAATGCTGGATAG
- the dsrM gene encoding sulfate reduction electron transfer complex DsrMKJOP subunit DsrM → MGIFFSFFMVIMIALIAYLGVAVANLHLLFGIIIPYAAFTAFVVGFLMKVVKWGRSPVPFHIPTTCGQQMTLPWINYSKLDNPSCTSGVISRMILEVFCFRSLFRNLKTGLQGGNISYGSDKWLWLAGLAFHYSFAVVVVRHLRFFMEPVPALINIIDSLDGFLQITAPHFLLSGGVLLLAAGYLFFRRVNNPQVRYISLPADYFPLFLIIGIALSGILMRYIAKVDIIKVKQFTISLVSLQMSAPEGIGVIFFIHLFLICTLLVYFPFSKLMHMGGIFLSPTRNLANDSRIRRHVNPWNPEVKVHTYAAYEDEFRDKMKGAGIPVEKE, encoded by the coding sequence ATGGGAATCTTTTTTTCCTTCTTCATGGTCATAATGATTGCCCTGATCGCCTATTTGGGAGTAGCGGTCGCCAATCTGCACCTGCTCTTCGGTATCATAATTCCCTATGCAGCCTTCACAGCCTTCGTAGTCGGCTTCCTGATGAAGGTTGTCAAATGGGGACGTTCACCTGTTCCGTTCCACATCCCTACAACATGCGGCCAGCAAATGACCCTGCCGTGGATCAATTACAGCAAACTGGACAACCCATCCTGCACATCAGGCGTTATATCAAGGATGATACTGGAGGTCTTCTGTTTCCGCTCACTCTTCAGAAATCTTAAGACAGGACTGCAGGGCGGGAATATCTCTTACGGGTCTGATAAGTGGTTATGGCTCGCAGGTCTCGCGTTCCATTATTCATTTGCCGTTGTTGTGGTAAGGCATCTCAGGTTTTTCATGGAACCTGTGCCGGCTTTAATAAACATCATTGACTCACTTGACGGGTTCCTGCAGATAACTGCGCCGCATTTCCTGCTCTCAGGCGGCGTTCTTCTTCTGGCTGCCGGATATCTCTTTTTCAGAAGGGTTAATAATCCGCAGGTTCGCTACATATCTCTTCCAGCTGACTACTTCCCGCTCTTCCTGATCATCGGCATAGCGCTATCCGGAATATTAATGAGATATATCGCCAAAGTTGACATTATCAAGGTAAAACAATTTACGATCTCCCTTGTCAGCCTTCAGATGAGCGCACCGGAGGGGATCGGAGTCATATTCTTCATACATCTATTTCTTATATGCACGCTTCTTGTTTACTTCCCGTTCAGCAAGCTGATGCATATGGGAGGGATATTCCTCAGCCCCACAAGAAATCTTGCCAATGACAGCCGTATCAGGAGACATGTTAATCCGTGGAACCCTGAGGTCAAGGTTCATACATATGCTGCCTATGAAGATGAATTCAGGGATAAGATGAAAGGCGCCGGGATCCCGGTAGAAAAGGAGTAA
- the dsrJ gene encoding sulfate reduction electron transfer complex DsrMKJOP subunit DsrJ — MYNGSKIILGLIIFLAIATFPFYSNFGKSAVMPSPSTDTPVINQLAKKECVMSAEYMKKEHMKVLDQWRDEVVREGKRDVITVGGRVFEKSLQNGCMQCHSNKSKFCDECHSYAGVKPYCWDCHFFREGGQR; from the coding sequence ATGTATAACGGAAGCAAGATAATATTAGGGCTCATAATATTTTTGGCCATAGCGACCTTCCCCTTCTATTCTAACTTCGGGAAGTCAGCCGTAATGCCTTCGCCGAGCACCGACACACCTGTCATAAACCAGCTTGCTAAAAAAGAGTGTGTCATGTCTGCTGAATATATGAAGAAGGAACATATGAAGGTGCTGGACCAATGGAGAGACGAGGTTGTCAGAGAAGGCAAGCGGGATGTCATAACCGTGGGCGGCAGGGTATTTGAAAAGAGCCTGCAGAACGGCTGCATGCAGTGCCACTCAAACAAGAGCAAGTTCTGTGATGAATGTCATAGTTACGCCGGCGTGAAACCCTACTGTTGGGACTGCCACTTTTTTAGAGAGGGGGGCCAGAGATGA
- the dsrB gene encoding dissimilatory-type sulfite reductase subunit beta has translation MSLPARQTDIGPPHYEKFLPPVIKKNYGKWKYHEVLTPGTMVHVAESGDKIFTVRAASPRILSTVTIREICDLAEKHCGGYLRFTTRNNIEFLVSDESKMAGLLADLKAKKYSVGGIGPRISNIIHTQGWVHCHSACTDASGLVKAIMDELHDYFTTKALPNKVRLAVACCVNMCGAVHCSDIAVVAVHRKPPVIDHEMVTKACEIPTTIGSCPTAAIRPNPKEKTITINEEKCMYCGNCFTVCPPINIHNPEEDGVAIVVGGKIGSLRTDPKFSKLAIPFFYNDPPRWPKVVDAIKNILETYEKGAKKHERVGEWIERIGWEAFFKETGIKFTFQHIDDFTFMRDTLRTSAAFKY, from the coding sequence ATGTCATTACCAGCAAGACAAACAGATATAGGGCCACCCCATTACGAGAAATTTCTGCCGCCGGTCATCAAGAAAAATTACGGCAAATGGAAGTATCACGAAGTCCTTACACCCGGCACAATGGTTCATGTGGCAGAGAGCGGCGACAAGATATTCACCGTAAGGGCCGCATCTCCAAGGATCCTGAGCACCGTTACCATCCGCGAGATATGCGACCTTGCAGAGAAACATTGCGGCGGATACCTCCGTTTTACCACGAGGAACAACATCGAGTTCCTCGTATCTGACGAAAGTAAAATGGCCGGCCTTCTTGCTGACCTTAAGGCAAAGAAATATTCTGTCGGAGGAATCGGGCCGAGGATAAGCAATATCATCCATACTCAGGGATGGGTACACTGCCACAGCGCATGTACAGACGCTTCAGGCCTTGTTAAGGCTATCATGGACGAACTCCATGACTATTTCACCACAAAAGCGCTTCCTAACAAAGTCAGGCTTGCTGTCGCATGCTGCGTCAATATGTGCGGCGCTGTTCACTGCTCTGACATAGCGGTTGTTGCTGTTCACAGAAAACCGCCTGTGATTGACCATGAGATGGTTACCAAGGCATGCGAGATCCCGACTACTATCGGTTCATGCCCTACAGCAGCCATCAGGCCTAACCCTAAAGAAAAGACTATCACCATTAATGAAGAGAAGTGCATGTACTGCGGAAACTGTTTCACAGTATGTCCTCCAATTAATATTCATAACCCGGAAGAGGATGGCGTTGCAATCGTTGTCGGCGGCAAGATAGGCAGTTTGAGAACAGATCCTAAATTCTCCAAACTTGCCATCCCGTTCTTCTACAATGATCCTCCGAGATGGCCGAAAGTAGTTGACGCCATCAAGAACATCCTTGAGACCTATGAAAAGGGCGCAAAGAAGCATGAGAGGGTCGGCGAGTGGATAGAGAGGATCGGCTGGGAAGCCTTCTTTAAAGAGACAGGCATCAAGTTCACATTCCAGCACATCGATGACTTCACATTCATGAGAGACACTCTTAGGACATCAGCGGCATTCAAGTATTAA